GTTCAACCTGATGCGCGCTGCGGTCTTCGAAGGTCAGGGCCGGCTCGTCATCCGTGACGTTCCCGATCCGCTGCCCGGGCCGGATGAGGTCCTGATCGAGGTCGAGGCCTGCGGCGTCTGCGGGTCCGACGTGCAGATCATCAATGTCCCACCCGGCCATCCGTCCACCCCACCGGTGATCATCGGCCACGAGTTCGTGGGCTGGATCCGGGCGGCAGGCTCGGCCGTCGGCGATCCGGCGATCGGCGCACGTGTCGTCGTGGATCCTGATCCCAAGTGCGGGGAGTGCCTGCCCTGCCGTTCCGGGCGACCGGCGAACTGCATGAACATCGTCGCCCTCGGGGTCCATCGCGACGGGGCCCTGGCGAGGTACGTCACCACGCCGGCCAACACCGTGTATCCGATCTCGGCGGACGTTCGGACCGAGCTGGCCGCCCTCGTTGAGCCGCTCGCCTGCGTCGTGAACGGAACAATCCGCGCGGCCCTCCGGCCGGGCGAGACGGTCGTCGTGTTCGGGGCCGGTGCCATCGGCTGCCTGTTCATCGCCGTCCTGCGCGCGTCGGGCGCGAGCCGGATCGTGGCGGTCGAGCCCAGCGTCCATCGGGCGCCGGTCGCGCGCGCCGTGGGAGCAGACGTGGTGGTGACCCCGGACGAGTGGGCGGCCCAGCGCCTGGAGCTCATGCCGGGCGGCGCCGACGTGGTCGTGGACGCCGTCGGCAGCGTGCTGCCGCAGGCGATCGAGGCGGCCGCGGTGGGTGCGCGGGTCGTGATCTTCGGGATGAACGGGAACGCCCGCCCCGCGGTCCACCAGGTGGAGATCGTCGAGAAGGGCCTGTCCATCCTGGGTTCGTACATCTCCAACTTCACGTTCCCGGCCGCGATCCGGCTGGTGGAGAGTGGCCAGCTCAACCTGGCGCCCATGATCAGCGCGACGATCCCGCTCGACGAGACGGTGGCCGGGATCGCCCGGATCCGCTCGGGCGAGGCCGTGAAAATCGTGATCAAGCCCTGAGGGATTCGCCAGTCGCGACCGGCCGGGCCCGATCGCCCATTCCCGGAGGAATCTGATGCCCAGCAGCCCCTTTCGCGTCGCCAGCGCCCCCGTCTCCTTTGGCGTCGAC
The sequence above is drawn from the Chloroflexota bacterium genome and encodes:
- a CDS encoding alcohol dehydrogenase catalytic domain-containing protein, yielding MRAAVFEGQGRLVIRDVPDPLPGPDEVLIEVEACGVCGSDVQIINVPPGHPSTPPVIIGHEFVGWIRAAGSAVGDPAIGARVVVDPDPKCGECLPCRSGRPANCMNIVALGVHRDGALARYVTTPANTVYPISADVRTELAALVEPLACVVNGTIRAALRPGETVVVFGAGAIGCLFIAVLRASGASRIVAVEPSVHRAPVARAVGADVVVTPDEWAAQRLELMPGGADVVVDAVGSVLPQAIEAAAVGARVVIFGMNGNARPAVHQVEIVEKGLSILGSYISNFTFPAAIRLVESGQLNLAPMISATIPLDETVAGIARIRSGEAVKIVIKP